A genomic segment from Lignipirellula cremea encodes:
- the fhcD gene encoding formylmethanofuran--tetrahydromethanopterin N-formyltransferase yields the protein MLIGSTEIVDTFAEAFGMQYCRLLVTAHEEYWLDAALREFCGYSSSVIACDAEIGVERRLSPDETPDGRSGAAVLVFGFSADALSKAIPNRTGQCLMTCPTTAVFDGLPESEKKIPLGKHIRYFGDGYQKSKQSAGVRYWRIPVMDGEFVVTEKLGVGKGVAGGNIILQAIDQKSALAAARRATEAVATLAGVIAPFPSGVVRSGSKVGSRYKGLKASTADQYCPTLRGRVESQVHEAAHCVYELVFDGVSEEAVAAAMRASIRAAAGDGVVAITAGNYGGKLGKFHLKLHDLLGS from the coding sequence ATGCTGATAGGCTCCACGGAAATTGTCGACACGTTCGCGGAAGCATTCGGCATGCAGTACTGCCGGTTGCTGGTGACGGCCCATGAGGAATACTGGCTGGACGCCGCCTTGCGGGAGTTCTGTGGGTACAGCAGTTCGGTGATTGCGTGCGACGCCGAGATTGGCGTGGAACGGCGATTATCGCCGGACGAAACGCCCGACGGTCGCAGCGGGGCCGCGGTGCTGGTGTTTGGGTTCTCCGCCGACGCCCTGTCCAAGGCGATCCCGAACCGGACTGGCCAGTGCCTGATGACGTGCCCCACCACGGCCGTCTTTGATGGATTGCCGGAGTCGGAGAAAAAGATCCCCTTGGGGAAACATATCCGCTACTTTGGCGACGGCTATCAAAAGAGCAAGCAGTCGGCCGGCGTACGCTACTGGCGGATTCCCGTGATGGACGGCGAGTTTGTCGTGACGGAAAAGCTGGGCGTCGGTAAAGGAGTCGCCGGCGGCAACATCATCCTGCAGGCGATCGACCAGAAGTCCGCCCTGGCCGCGGCCCGGCGGGCGACGGAAGCTGTAGCCACGCTCGCCGGGGTGATTGCTCCCTTTCCCTCGGGCGTGGTGCGCAGCGGCAGCAAAGTGGGGTCCCGGTACAAAGGGCTCAAAGCCTCGACTGCGGACCAGTACTGCCCGACCTTGCGGGGCCGCGTGGAAAGCCAGGTGCACGAAGCGGCCCACTGCGTGTATGAGCTGGTCTTTGATGGGGTGAGCGAAGAAGCTGTCGCCGCCGCCATGCGGGCCTCCATCAGGGCGGCGGCCGGGGACGGCGTGGTCGCCATCACGGCCGGCAACTACGGCGGCAAGCTCGGCAAGTTCCACCTGAAACTGCACGACCTGCTGGGCAGCTGA
- a CDS encoding 3-keto-disaccharide hydrolase yields the protein MNRRCLHVHLIQHGIACGALLLLLVAGASRVSAADLTWKTLPADELAEGWISLFDGETLFGWRPNETANWRVADGTITVDSGKACLLCTTTQFDDYVLRLEFRSPEQTNSGVFLRTPPSPKDPAADCLEWNIAPADNPFPTGSLVKRKKYSGAGHHDDWRNLEATLQGTHVSIKLDGETVLEYNDPTALGRGFIGLQYNSGEVAFRNIRLKPLGLKPLLDAELKNWTAPDDQAGKFEMNEGELHVQNGPGQLETRDLYGNFFLQLAFKTHAEHLNSGLFFRCIPGDKMMGYESQIHQGYKDGDRTQPVDCGTGGVFRRVNARTVVGNDQEWVYKTLIVDGPHVATWVNGLQVTDWVDRRPADENPRKGLRLAPGSVMLQAHDPTTDLSFRDLQVRESAARRLAPAKP from the coding sequence ATGAATCGCCGTTGTTTACACGTGCACCTGATCCAACACGGGATTGCGTGCGGGGCCCTGTTGCTGCTGCTGGTCGCGGGCGCGTCCCGGGTTTCCGCCGCAGACCTGACCTGGAAGACATTGCCCGCCGACGAGCTGGCCGAAGGCTGGATCTCGCTCTTTGATGGAGAAACGCTGTTTGGCTGGCGGCCGAATGAAACGGCCAACTGGCGGGTGGCGGACGGAACGATCACGGTCGATTCCGGCAAGGCGTGCCTGCTGTGTACGACCACGCAGTTTGATGATTATGTGCTGCGGCTGGAGTTCCGCTCGCCGGAGCAAACCAACAGCGGCGTGTTCCTGCGCACGCCGCCGTCGCCCAAAGATCCGGCCGCCGATTGTCTGGAATGGAACATCGCTCCGGCCGACAATCCGTTCCCGACCGGCAGCCTGGTGAAGCGGAAAAAGTACAGCGGGGCCGGCCATCACGACGATTGGCGCAACCTGGAAGCGACCCTGCAAGGCACGCACGTTTCGATCAAACTCGACGGGGAAACGGTGCTGGAATACAACGACCCGACGGCGCTGGGCCGCGGCTTTATCGGCCTGCAGTACAACTCGGGCGAGGTCGCCTTCCGGAACATTCGCCTCAAGCCGCTGGGTCTCAAGCCGCTGCTGGATGCGGAGCTGAAAAACTGGACGGCTCCCGACGACCAGGCCGGCAAGTTTGAAATGAACGAAGGCGAATTGCACGTGCAGAACGGGCCCGGCCAGCTGGAAACCCGCGACCTGTACGGCAATTTCTTCCTGCAGCTCGCTTTCAAAACGCATGCGGAACATCTGAACTCGGGCCTGTTTTTCCGCTGCATCCCCGGCGACAAAATGATGGGCTATGAAAGCCAGATCCACCAGGGCTACAAAGACGGCGACCGCACCCAGCCGGTCGACTGCGGCACAGGCGGCGTGTTCCGGCGGGTAAACGCCAGGACCGTCGTGGGGAACGACCAGGAGTGGGTCTACAAAACGTTGATTGTTGATGGACCGCACGTGGCGACCTGGGTCAACGGCCTGCAGGTAACCGACTGGGTTGACCGGCGTCCGGCCGATGAGAACCCGCGAAAAGGCTTGCGTCTGGCGCCCGGCAGCGTCATGCTGCAGGCCCACGATCCGACCACCGACCTGTCGTTCCGCGATCTCCAGGTTCGCGAATCGGCCGCCCGACGACTGGCGCCGGCAAAGCCTTAG